The following proteins come from a genomic window of Macadamia integrifolia cultivar HAES 741 chromosome 14, SCU_Mint_v3, whole genome shotgun sequence:
- the LOC122061353 gene encoding myb-related protein 2 isoform X1 yields MYHLHHHQGKNSSPSSRMSIPSERHLFLQGGNGPGDRGLVLSTDAKPRLKWTPELHERFIEAVNQLGGPDKATPKTVMKLMGIPGLTLYHLKSHLQKYRLSKNLHGQTNIGTSKISCMAAVAGERISGATGALMSNTNLSSQTSKGMQISEAIQMQIEVQRRLHEQLEVQRHLQLRIEAQGKYLQSVLEKAQETLGRQNIGPAGLEAAKVQLSELASKVSTECLNSALSELKEMQGLCPQQTQTNQPADCSMDSCLTSCEGSQKDQEIHNIGMGLGPYHRSTPLGPKEIRDESMPDQTEPTWDRDLKGNKIFPSSMRRDTERVTFPIQRSSTDLLMSIRVQGEKRQDGCSFYEGTPKGDEDEHFLQQTNTRRSAIEPENEKTLKDFRLPHLTAKLDLNAHDENDASSNCKQFDLNGFSWS; encoded by the exons ATGTATCACCTCCACCATCACCAAGGAAAGAACAGTTCCCCTTCTTCACGGATGTCCATTCCTTCAGAAAGGCATTTGTTCTTGCAAGGAGGAAATGGACCTGGAGATAGAGGACTAGTTCTTTCAACTGATGCTAAGCCTAGACTAAAATGGACACCAGAGCTCCATGAGCGCTTCATAGAAGCAGTCAATCAGCTTGGAGGACCAGACA AGGCTACACCAAAAACAGTAATGAAGCTCATGGGAATTCCAGGACTTACCTTATACCACCTAAAAAGCCATCTTCAG AAATACAGACTCAGCAAGAATCTTCATGGACAAACTAATATTGGAACCAGCAAGATCA GTTGCATGGCAGCAGTGGCAGGAGAGAGGATATCTGGAGCAACTGGAGCACTCATGAGCAACACAAACCTCAGTTCCCAGACAAGCAA AGGCATGCAGATAAGTGAAGCAATACAGATGCAAATCGAAGTGCAGAGAAGACTACATGAGCAGCTTGAG GTGCAGCGACACTTACAGCTCCGCATTGAAGCCCAGGGAAAATACCTACAATCGGTGCTGGAGAAAGCCCAGGAGACACTTGGAAGGCAAAACATCGGTCCCGCAGGCCTAGAAGCTGCCAAAGTGCAGCTCTCTGAACTAGCATCCAAAGTATCTACAGAATGCCTGAACTCTGCCCTTTCTGAGTTGAAAGAAATGCAAGGTTTGTGCCCTCAGCAAACACAAACAAACCAGCCTGCAGATTGTTCAATGGACAGTTGCCTCACTTCATGCGAAGGAAGTCAAAAGGACCAAGAGATACACAACATTGGGATGGGCCTGGGACCTTATCACCGTAGTACACCCCTGGGCCCAAAGGAAATCAGAGATGAGTCCATGCCTGATCAGACTGAACCCACATGGGACAGAGACCTAAAAGGGAATAAAATCTTCCCTTCTTCCATGAGAAGAGACACAGAACGGGTCACGTTCCCCATACAAAGGAGCTCCACTGACTTACTTATGAGCATTAGAGTCCAAGGAGAAAAGAGGCAAGATGGCTGCAGCTTTTATGAGGGAACACCTAAAGGAGATGAGGATGAGCACTTCCTCCAACAAACCAACACCAGAAGATCTGCAATTGAACCAGAGAATGAGAAGACATTGAAAGACTTCAGACTGCCTCATCTAACAGCAAAACTGGACCTAAATGCTCATGATGAAAATGATGCATCCTCGAACTGCAAACAGTTTGACTTAAATGGATTCAGCTGGAGCTGA
- the LOC122061353 gene encoding myb-related protein 2 isoform X3: protein MYHLHHHQGKNSSPSSRMSIPSERHLFLQGGNGPGDRGLVLSTDAKPRLKWTPELHERFIEAVNQLGGPDKATPKTVMKLMGIPGLTLYHLKSHLQKYRLSKNLHGQTNIGTSKIMAGERISGATGALMSNTNLSSQTSKGMQISEAIQMQIEVQRRLHEQLEVQRHLQLRIEAQGKYLQSVLEKAQETLGRQNIGPAGLEAAKVQLSELASKVSTECLNSALSELKEMQGLCPQQTQTNQPADCSMDSCLTSCEGSQKDQEIHNIGMGLGPYHRSTPLGPKEIRDESMPDQTEPTWDRDLKGNKIFPSSMRRDTERVTFPIQRSSTDLLMSIRVQGEKRQDGCSFYEGTPKGDEDEHFLQQTNTRRSAIEPENEKTLKDFRLPHLTAKLDLNAHDENDASSNCKQFDLNGFSWS, encoded by the exons ATGTATCACCTCCACCATCACCAAGGAAAGAACAGTTCCCCTTCTTCACGGATGTCCATTCCTTCAGAAAGGCATTTGTTCTTGCAAGGAGGAAATGGACCTGGAGATAGAGGACTAGTTCTTTCAACTGATGCTAAGCCTAGACTAAAATGGACACCAGAGCTCCATGAGCGCTTCATAGAAGCAGTCAATCAGCTTGGAGGACCAGACA AGGCTACACCAAAAACAGTAATGAAGCTCATGGGAATTCCAGGACTTACCTTATACCACCTAAAAAGCCATCTTCAG AAATACAGACTCAGCAAGAATCTTCATGGACAAACTAATATTGGAACCAGCAAGATCA TGGCAGGAGAGAGGATATCTGGAGCAACTGGAGCACTCATGAGCAACACAAACCTCAGTTCCCAGACAAGCAA AGGCATGCAGATAAGTGAAGCAATACAGATGCAAATCGAAGTGCAGAGAAGACTACATGAGCAGCTTGAG GTGCAGCGACACTTACAGCTCCGCATTGAAGCCCAGGGAAAATACCTACAATCGGTGCTGGAGAAAGCCCAGGAGACACTTGGAAGGCAAAACATCGGTCCCGCAGGCCTAGAAGCTGCCAAAGTGCAGCTCTCTGAACTAGCATCCAAAGTATCTACAGAATGCCTGAACTCTGCCCTTTCTGAGTTGAAAGAAATGCAAGGTTTGTGCCCTCAGCAAACACAAACAAACCAGCCTGCAGATTGTTCAATGGACAGTTGCCTCACTTCATGCGAAGGAAGTCAAAAGGACCAAGAGATACACAACATTGGGATGGGCCTGGGACCTTATCACCGTAGTACACCCCTGGGCCCAAAGGAAATCAGAGATGAGTCCATGCCTGATCAGACTGAACCCACATGGGACAGAGACCTAAAAGGGAATAAAATCTTCCCTTCTTCCATGAGAAGAGACACAGAACGGGTCACGTTCCCCATACAAAGGAGCTCCACTGACTTACTTATGAGCATTAGAGTCCAAGGAGAAAAGAGGCAAGATGGCTGCAGCTTTTATGAGGGAACACCTAAAGGAGATGAGGATGAGCACTTCCTCCAACAAACCAACACCAGAAGATCTGCAATTGAACCAGAGAATGAGAAGACATTGAAAGACTTCAGACTGCCTCATCTAACAGCAAAACTGGACCTAAATGCTCATGATGAAAATGATGCATCCTCGAACTGCAAACAGTTTGACTTAAATGGATTCAGCTGGAGCTGA
- the LOC122061353 gene encoding myb-related protein 2 isoform X2, translating to MYHLHHHQGKNSSPSSRMSIPSERHLFLQGGNGPGDRGLVLSTDAKPRLKWTPELHERFIEAVNQLGGPDKATPKTVMKLMGIPGLTLYHLKSHLQKYRLSKNLHGQTNIGTSKITVAGERISGATGALMSNTNLSSQTSKGMQISEAIQMQIEVQRRLHEQLEVQRHLQLRIEAQGKYLQSVLEKAQETLGRQNIGPAGLEAAKVQLSELASKVSTECLNSALSELKEMQGLCPQQTQTNQPADCSMDSCLTSCEGSQKDQEIHNIGMGLGPYHRSTPLGPKEIRDESMPDQTEPTWDRDLKGNKIFPSSMRRDTERVTFPIQRSSTDLLMSIRVQGEKRQDGCSFYEGTPKGDEDEHFLQQTNTRRSAIEPENEKTLKDFRLPHLTAKLDLNAHDENDASSNCKQFDLNGFSWS from the exons ATGTATCACCTCCACCATCACCAAGGAAAGAACAGTTCCCCTTCTTCACGGATGTCCATTCCTTCAGAAAGGCATTTGTTCTTGCAAGGAGGAAATGGACCTGGAGATAGAGGACTAGTTCTTTCAACTGATGCTAAGCCTAGACTAAAATGGACACCAGAGCTCCATGAGCGCTTCATAGAAGCAGTCAATCAGCTTGGAGGACCAGACA AGGCTACACCAAAAACAGTAATGAAGCTCATGGGAATTCCAGGACTTACCTTATACCACCTAAAAAGCCATCTTCAG AAATACAGACTCAGCAAGAATCTTCATGGACAAACTAATATTGGAACCAGCAAGATCA CAGTGGCAGGAGAGAGGATATCTGGAGCAACTGGAGCACTCATGAGCAACACAAACCTCAGTTCCCAGACAAGCAA AGGCATGCAGATAAGTGAAGCAATACAGATGCAAATCGAAGTGCAGAGAAGACTACATGAGCAGCTTGAG GTGCAGCGACACTTACAGCTCCGCATTGAAGCCCAGGGAAAATACCTACAATCGGTGCTGGAGAAAGCCCAGGAGACACTTGGAAGGCAAAACATCGGTCCCGCAGGCCTAGAAGCTGCCAAAGTGCAGCTCTCTGAACTAGCATCCAAAGTATCTACAGAATGCCTGAACTCTGCCCTTTCTGAGTTGAAAGAAATGCAAGGTTTGTGCCCTCAGCAAACACAAACAAACCAGCCTGCAGATTGTTCAATGGACAGTTGCCTCACTTCATGCGAAGGAAGTCAAAAGGACCAAGAGATACACAACATTGGGATGGGCCTGGGACCTTATCACCGTAGTACACCCCTGGGCCCAAAGGAAATCAGAGATGAGTCCATGCCTGATCAGACTGAACCCACATGGGACAGAGACCTAAAAGGGAATAAAATCTTCCCTTCTTCCATGAGAAGAGACACAGAACGGGTCACGTTCCCCATACAAAGGAGCTCCACTGACTTACTTATGAGCATTAGAGTCCAAGGAGAAAAGAGGCAAGATGGCTGCAGCTTTTATGAGGGAACACCTAAAGGAGATGAGGATGAGCACTTCCTCCAACAAACCAACACCAGAAGATCTGCAATTGAACCAGAGAATGAGAAGACATTGAAAGACTTCAGACTGCCTCATCTAACAGCAAAACTGGACCTAAATGCTCATGATGAAAATGATGCATCCTCGAACTGCAAACAGTTTGACTTAAATGGATTCAGCTGGAGCTGA